The DNA window TTGCCCGAGGGGGAGGGCGCGGGCTTCTACGCCTTCATGTCCCACAACGCCATGGTCGCGCTGTTCCTGCCGGCGTTCCTTCTGCCGCTGGCTGCCGTCGGGGTCGGTGTCGGCCGCTACTGGCGCGAGGTCGGCGCTGGACGCGCGACCCTGGGTGACCTGACAGCGGCGCTGCTGGCGGCGGGGCGGATGAAGAACCTCTCGGGCGGCCAGGGCCAAGGCTGCAACTTCGAGCGCGAGGACCGCTATTCCGACGCCCGGCGTCATTGCCATCAGGCGGTGATGTGGGGATTCCTGCTGTGCTTCGCCGCAACGTCGACGGCCACGCTGATGCATTATCTCCTGGCCTGGCCCGCTCCCTATCCGCCGCTCAGCCCTCCCAAGCTGCTGGGTGTCCCGGGCGGGGTGCTCATGGTGGCCGGCGCGCTGGGTCTCGTCTGGCTGAAGACCCGCGCCGACCGTGCGCTTGGCGCCGCCCGCGTCTGGGGTGGGGAAATGGCCTTCATCCTGCTCCTGGCCTTCGTCGCCGCATCGGGCCTTGCGCTTTATGCCGTCTCCGGGACTGCGGCCGTTCCAGTGCTTCTGGCCCTCCACCTCGGCAGCGTGCTGACCTTGTTCCTATTGCTGCCCTACACCAAGATGGTGCACGGCTTCTTCCGCCTCGCGGCGCTAGTCGCGGAAGAAGCGATGAAGCGCAGGACCCCCGTCAGTTCAGGAGGCGAGTAGCCACAGGGACGCCGGGCCGAACCGCATTGACTGCGGAGAAACGTACCGGCGTCGCCCACGGTACCTGCTGCGAGGCGACATGGGCGGCGGCGCCGTTCCCTCACACCACCGCCGGGCCGTCGTCCTGTCCGCACCAAGACGACGCGATCGCAATGCGCAGCCGGCTTCGATCGCAAATCCCGATGAACTCAATCGTCCAATTTCGTTGGATCGCGGAAGAAAAATGATCCTAACACTCGGGAGCAAAAGAGAACGAGGAGCGGCACGGCGTCAGGCTCTTCGAGCGGACCGGCCGCAGGATCGTGCTGACCGGCGAGGGCAGGCTGTTCCTGCCGAAGGCCGCGGCAGCCTTGGTCAGCGCACGCAGCGCCGAGCAGATGCTGGATGATCTGAGCGGCACCGCGCTCGGCTCGATCGCCATATACAGCAGCCAGACCATCGCCACCCAGTGGCTCCCGCGCCGCCTGGTGGTCCTTTGGCGACGCCTATCCCAGGATCACGCTCGGCTTGCATGTCGGCAATACGGAACAATGCGTCGCCGCCGTGCAGGGCGGCACCTGCGACATTGCGTTCATCGAGGCGACCGTTCACACGCCCGCTCTGGAACAAACCGTCGTGGGCAGCGATCGGTTGTGCCTCGTAGCAGGAACCCGGCATCCGTGGCGCGACCGGACACCACTCAGTTTCCGCGAACTGGCCGGTTCGCAAAGGATCCTTCGCGAAGCCGGGTCCGGAACCCGCAGCACGTTCGAGGCCGCGCTGGAAGCGAACGGGCTGTCGCTGAAGGATCTGAACATTTTTCTGGAACTGCCGTCGAACGAGGCAATTTGCGCGGCGATCGGCGAAACAGATCTCTTGTCGGTCGTGTCGCGGTTGGTGGCCGAACCTACATCCTCGCCGGCCGACTGGCGGAGCTTCCGCTGCCCGTCGCAGAGCGGCCATTCTACATGATCCGCAACCCTGCCCGCCATCAGACCCGTGCGCTTCGTGCGCTGGCGAAGCTGATAGGCGAAATGGCCTGACAGAACACTGGGACGCTATGAGAGGGAGAGAGGGTGCCCCCATCCCTGCGCAGGGCTGACGTCCCCGCCGATTTCCTGTGACTAACGCCGCAGGAAGGTTCCGAGGCGCAATGGTGGCTATCGTCCCGAGGGGCTGCCACGTCACTTAATGCAGAGCGATCTTGCCACGCCGCGACGGCATCATCCTCCGCGCCAAATTTCACAAATCCAGCAGCACAATCGATCGGCCCTCGCTCAGCCGTGAGCAGCCCCGCCAGTTCCCCGCAAAGCTCGTTGGGCACGGTGAACCGCACTTCCACTAGCTGACCAGGCTAGACGACAGCCCTGCCAACCATGCGGCCAGGCACGGACGCCATCCCCCGTGGTTGGATACGCGACCATCGTCGCATGCAGGCAAGCATTCGCTGCAAAATGTTCTGACCAACAGGCAGAAAAAAACAAAACAAGTTCAATGGCTTGTCCAGCAATTGTGCGCGCAAGGCCAGGTCATATTGACAGGTCATGGATGGTGGTAGTAGCTATACATACTAACAGGCTTAGTTATGCCTGCTACTACCGATCCCAACGGAAGGAAAAGCCGATGAACGTACATACCCGAGACACCGCGGATCTTGAGGGCCTGACGCGCCGCTTCGCCAAAATGGCGGCGAAGCTCCGCTATGAAGACCTGCCGGCCGCGGTGCAGGAGAAAGCCAAGCTCATCATCCGAGACGGTGTTGGCAACCAGATTGCCGCCTCCGCCATCAGCGAGGCCGCCATCGCAATCACCCAACTTGTTCAGGAATGGGGCGGCAAGCCCGAGAGCACGATCATCGGTTTTGGCGACAAGGTGCCGGCGCCGCTCGCCGCATTCTGCAATGGCGCGATGGGTCACGGCGTGGAATTGGACGACGCGCATGGCTCCGGGCTCATCAAGGCTGGCTCGGTTCTCATCCCATCGGCCTTCGCGGCCGCCGAAATCAGCCACGCGAAGGGCGATGACGTGGTGGCCGCAGTTGTGGCGGGCTATGAGATAGCCGTCCGGGTGGCCAAGGCAATCAATCCCGGACACCGGCACCGCGGCTACCATACGACCTCGACCGTTTCGCTGATGGGCGCCGCAGTCATCACCGCAAAACTGCTCGGGTGTGACGAGGAAGGCATTGCAAATGCGATCGGTCTTGCGGCGATGCAGTCAAGCGGCATCCAGTCCTACCTCGATGATCCGTGCATGGCCAAGCCGTTCGGTCCCGGTAAGGGGGCATTCAACGGCGTGCTGGCCGGCATCATGGCGAGCCGCAACTTCACCGGTCCGAAGAAGGTGCTGGAGTCCAAGGAGGGCTTTTTCAACGCATTCACCGACAGTGTGCGCATCCCCGACCTGGTAGACGGCTTCGGCACCGATTTCGCGATCATGGAAGTCGGATTCAAGCCACACGCCGCGTGCCGCTACGCGCACGGCCCGATCGATCTTGCGCAGGTCTTCCACAATGAGGGTGTGAAGCTTGAGAATGTCACGTCAATCACCGTGAAGATGAGCGGCCTTGCCATCCGGCAGGCCTCGAAGTTCCCTTGCACCAGCCTGAACGCTGCGATGGGCAGCACGCAATTCGGCGTCGCGCTCGCGCTGGCCCGCGGTGGCAACGGGCTTCGCGACTATTGGGACGGATATGCCGACCGCGCGATTCACGATTTGGCGGCTCGCGTTGTCCTGGAGACGGAGCCCGAGTTCGGCGTCGGCGGCCGCCAGGCCGTGGTTTCGCTGGGACTGGATGACGGCCGCACACTCACGCATCGCAGCGAAGAGCCGCGCGGCGAGCCGACGAATCCGCTCAGCGCGGAGGAACTGGAGCGCAAGTTCATGACGACCGCCGGCCTCGTACTTGACAATGCAACAATAGCCGCCATCAGTCGTCGCCTGATGGCGCTGGACAAGGAAGCGGACGCCGCCGTCATCCCGGCGATGACCGTAGCGCCCGATCGCAAGCCCGCGCTGCGCGCGGCGTAATCCAGCCATGCTGCACGTTCCCGCCCAAAAGACGGCGAACCTGGTGAGCGACCCGCAGCAGGTCTCGGTCCGCGCCCTCTTCATGAGGGGTGGATCGAGCCGTGGGGCCGTCTTCCTCGAGGAAGACCTGCCCTCGGACCCGCAGGAGCGCGCCGCGCTTCTGCTGGCTTGCTACGGCTCGCCCGACCGGCGCCAGATCGACGGGATCGGAGGCTCCGATCCCTTGACAAGCAAGGCGGCCGTCGTCGGCCGCTCTTCCCGCCCCGATGCGGATCTCGACTACACTTTCCTGCAGATCGGCATCGATCGGGCCATGGTCTCCTCAGGTGGAAACTGCGGCAACATGCTCGCGGCGGTTGGTCCATTCGGCGTGCTGCGCGGTCTGATAGAGCCGCAGGAGCCTGAGACCTCGGTTCGCATTCATACCACCAACACCGGACAGGTGGTCACCGCCCGTTTCCGAGTGGCCGGAGGCTACCCCTGCGTTGACGGTGAAGCGCGAGTGCCCGGAGTACCTGGAACGGGTTCATCTATCGCGCTCGATTTCGGCGACTGCGCGGGGGCTGTGAGCGGAAAACTGCTACCGACCGGATCGGTGCGCGATCTCGTCCGCTTGGGCAACCGCGAGGTGTCGGTTTCCTTGGTCGATGCTGCAACCCCTTTCGTCTTCGTTCCGGCCTACGCCCTGGGTGCGACAGGTGCCGAGACGCCGGCTGAAATTCTCGCCAATTCAACGCTCATGCCGGAGCTGGAGGCGCTCCGCGGCTGGGCGGCCACGGTACTCGGCTTGGTAGAGCGGCGGGAAGATGCGGGGCGCGTTTCACCAAACGTTCCGCGCGTCATCATGGTCGGTTCGCCGCAGAACTACGACAGCCAAGACGGACCGGTGAGGGCCGACGCAATGGATGTGTGCGTTCGCCAGATGGCGATGCAGAAGCCGCACAACACGCTGGCGGTGACCGGCGCGGTCTGTGCGGCGGTGGCAAGCCGTCTTCAAGGCAGCGTGGTGGCCGAACTGTCACAGGGGAAGGGTGAGCGGACGCGGCTCGGGCATCCGGCGGGTGTGCTGGGGGTTTCGGCCCGTGTCGCGACCGACGGAGACGGGTGGCGGATCGAACGGGCAGCTGTAGAGCGCACAGCGCGGCTGCTGATGGCGGGTGAATTGCTCGTGTCACGTCGCAGGCTCGACGAGGTGCGCGGCATACTGGAGCACTGAAAGAACATAGCAACGGAAGTCCGGCAAAGAGGGCTGAGACAGCTTCGGGAGGATCGAGTGGAAATATCGAAGGCGGCACGGAAGCGCGCCGATGTTGTCGTGGTGGGTTCGGGTTTGGCGGGCCTCGTCGCTGCGCTTACAGCGAGCGATGAGGGGGCAAGCGTGACGCTTGTCGCGCAGGGCGAAATCGGCAAGGCTTCCAACAGTTGGTTGGCAAGCGGCGGTCTTGCCGCCGTTACTGGAGTTGATCCCCACGATTCTCCCGAGATTCACCTGCAGGATATTCGGCGCCAAGCGCGTGGCCTGATGCTGGATGACATTGGTCGAACCTTCGTAGCTGAGGCAGGTCCCTCGATCCGCAGGCTGGAAGAGTTTGGAGTGCGTTTCCACAAGCGCGACGGCCAGCTCGCGCTGTTCCCCGCGCCGGGACATGCCCGTGCCCGCTCCGTGCGCTGCGAGGGCGGCGGTGCAGTGGCGATGATGACGACGCTGATCGATCGAGTCGCTGAACGCGGGGTTGAGATGATCGGCGGCGCCACGGCGATCGAGGTGCTAAAGGATGCCTCCGGCGCCGCCTGCGGCCTACTTTGCCGGAAGGACAACGGCTGGCTTGTGGTCGAGGCGAAGGTGATTGTGCTGGCGTGTGGCGGGATGGGCCAGCTCTTTCCGGTTACCAGCAATCACGCGTTGGCCGAGGGCAGCGGCTACTACCTCGCGCTGAAGGCCGGGGCAACGCTGACGGATCTCGAGTTCGTGCAGTTCACACCCACCTCGCTTGCATGGCCGCCGGAGGTCCGCGGCACCAGCACAGGCGGCGGGCTGATGGCCCAGCCCGGTGTGAAGCTTCTTAACGCGAATGGCGAGCGCTTCATGTATCGCTACGACGCCGAACGGATGGAGGCCGCCACCCGCGACGTGCTGGCGCGCGCCATCTTCCGCGAAGTGAGCGAGGGCCGCGGCACCGAGCACAATGCCGTCTATGTCGACATTTCCGAAACCGATCGCGCTGCGGTGGCGCAGGTTTCGGGCCGCTTCCTGAGGGCGATCGCCGCCGTGGGAATAGACCCGTACAAGGACCGCGTCGAGGTAGCCCCCGACGTGCATTTTGCGATGGGTGGCGTGGCCGTCGATGTGAACGGACGCACCGGCGTCCCAAATCTGTTCGCCGCCGGCGAAATCACTGCCGGCCTGCATGGTGCGACAAGGCTGAACAGCAATGGACTGACTGAGGCTGCGGTCTTCGGCATCCGCGCGGGGCGGGCCGCCGCAACTGAAGCTGCTGCCGCGGTGCCACGCCGGGGCGAAAACCGCGTTCCCGAACGAATGATCCGATCGCTGATTGCGGCCGATCCGCGGCGTCTGAACGGGCAGCCGCGGACGGATGTTTTGCGAACCCAGGCGCCGGCTCCCGATGGTCGGGGTGGGGCCGACGTGGCCGCGCTCAAGAACGAAATCCGTGCAATCCTTGTCGACGGCGCCGGAATTGAGCGCAGCGGGGAAAATACGGCTCGAGCGCTGGCGCGACACGAATCGCTGTCTCCCCAGATCCTGACGGCAGTCGCGGGGGGCGGTCCCGAGGAAGCCTTCACACTGGAGGCGATGTATGTACTGTCGCGCCTGATTCTCCAGGCGAGCGGCGCCAGACGAGAGTCTCGCGGAGCGCATTTCCGCACTGACTCTCCCGCTCAGGACGCTGGATGGGAGCACCACATCGCTTTCGTCAGCGAGCCAATTTCCCAGACAATCCAGGACTGATGAGGACAGACAATGCTCCAGATGCTCAGTCTCGATCGCCTGATCGCGCTGATCTGCATTTTGATCGCCGCCATCTACCTATCCGCCTCGTTCTCCATAGTGCAGGGTAGCTTCGGCGACCCGATGGGCCCGCGAGTATTCCCGGAGATCCTCGGTACGCTGCTGATCCTTTTGTCCGTCGTCATGCTTGTGAATGCAGCGCCGGAGCAGGAAGAGGAACCGCAGCGGCAGGAGGGAATGCCGAGGCGCACAGTGATCGCCATCGCCGTCTGCGTCGGGCTGGTCGTCGGCTTCATCGTGTTGCTACCGCTGATCGGCTATCCCTTGACAACGTTCATTGTCACGCTGGGCTTCCTCCTGGCTCTGCGCGAGCGACTGATCCACGCGTTCGGCTATGCCTCCGGGCTGACAGCGCTCTTCTACGTCGTCTTCGACCTGCTGCTTCGGACGCCGTTTCCAAAGTCCGCGATCGGAGGACTATTCTGATGGAGACTGTCGACTTTCTTGCTTCCGGCATCGCCACCGCTTTCACTGGCTGGAATTTTGCCTATGTCGTCATCGGCGCCTTTGTCGGCACCTGGATCGGAATGCTGCCTGGCCTGGGCCCCTCAACCGGCATCGCCTTGCTCCTGCCTCTGACGTACGGACTGGATCCGACGGGGGGCATGATCATGCTCTGCGGCATTTATTTCGGCTCCATGTATGGGGGCTCGATTTCATCGATCCTGCTCAACACGCCGGGCGACGTCTCGTCGGTGATTACCATGCTCGACGGCAATCCCATGGCGCGGCGCGGGCGTGGCGGAGCGGCGCTGTTCTGCTCCGCCGTTGCCTCGTTCATCGGCGGCACTGTGGGCCTGATCGGTTTGACTTTTCTCGCGGAGCCCATCGCCCGCTTCGCCTTGCGCTTCGGCCCGGCGGAATATTTCGCACTGATGACATTCGCCCTCATCGCGACAGCCACTCTTCTGCAGGGCGCTGTCGTGAAAGGGCTCATTGCCACCGTGATCGGCCTGATGGTCGCCACCGTCGGCATCGATCTACAGAGTGGGTCGCCGCGTTTTACAATGGGCTCCCCCGACCTGTTCGACGGCATCAGCCTGATCGCGGTCATTATCGGCCTCTTCGGCATATCCGAGGTCTTCTCCAACATCCAAGAGATCATGGCCCGACGCTGGGGCAAGGTGCAGACAACGGGTCGACTGTGGATGGACGCGACCGAATGGTGGCGCTGCCGTTTCGCCTTCTTCCGCGGCTCCGTGATCGGCTTCATCGTTGGTGTGGTGCCGGGGGCCGGCGGCGCTGTCGCCACGCTGCTCTCCTATGCGGCCGAGAAACGCAGCAGCCGCCATCCCGAAGAGTTCGGTAAGGGTGCAATCGAGGGAG is part of the Mesorhizobium shangrilense genome and encodes:
- a CDS encoding 2-methylaconitate cis-trans isomerase PrpF family protein; the encoded protein is MLHVPAQKTANLVSDPQQVSVRALFMRGGSSRGAVFLEEDLPSDPQERAALLLACYGSPDRRQIDGIGGSDPLTSKAAVVGRSSRPDADLDYTFLQIGIDRAMVSSGGNCGNMLAAVGPFGVLRGLIEPQEPETSVRIHTTNTGQVVTARFRVAGGYPCVDGEARVPGVPGTGSSIALDFGDCAGAVSGKLLPTGSVRDLVRLGNREVSVSLVDAATPFVFVPAYALGATGAETPAEILANSTLMPELEALRGWAATVLGLVERREDAGRVSPNVPRVIMVGSPQNYDSQDGPVRADAMDVCVRQMAMQKPHNTLAVTGAVCAAVASRLQGSVVAELSQGKGERTRLGHPAGVLGVSARVATDGDGWRIERAAVERTARLLMAGELLVSRRRLDEVRGILEH
- a CDS encoding tripartite tricarboxylate transporter TctB family protein, whose amino-acid sequence is MLQMLSLDRLIALICILIAAIYLSASFSIVQGSFGDPMGPRVFPEILGTLLILLSVVMLVNAAPEQEEEPQRQEGMPRRTVIAIAVCVGLVVGFIVLLPLIGYPLTTFIVTLGFLLALRERLIHAFGYASGLTALFYVVFDLLLRTPFPKSAIGGLF
- a CDS encoding MmgE/PrpD family protein; the protein is MVGYATIVACRQAFAAKCSDQQAEKNKTSSMACPAIVRARPGHIDRSWMVVVAIHTNRLSYACYYRSQRKEKPMNVHTRDTADLEGLTRRFAKMAAKLRYEDLPAAVQEKAKLIIRDGVGNQIAASAISEAAIAITQLVQEWGGKPESTIIGFGDKVPAPLAAFCNGAMGHGVELDDAHGSGLIKAGSVLIPSAFAAAEISHAKGDDVVAAVVAGYEIAVRVAKAINPGHRHRGYHTTSTVSLMGAAVITAKLLGCDEEGIANAIGLAAMQSSGIQSYLDDPCMAKPFGPGKGAFNGVLAGIMASRNFTGPKKVLESKEGFFNAFTDSVRIPDLVDGFGTDFAIMEVGFKPHAACRYAHGPIDLAQVFHNEGVKLENVTSITVKMSGLAIRQASKFPCTSLNAAMGSTQFGVALALARGGNGLRDYWDGYADRAIHDLAARVVLETEPEFGVGGRQAVVSLGLDDGRTLTHRSEEPRGEPTNPLSAEELERKFMTTAGLVLDNATIAAISRRLMALDKEADAAVIPAMTVAPDRKPALRAA
- the tcuB gene encoding tricarballylate utilization 4Fe-4S protein TcuB; its protein translation is MSLDLSAHLTATAEARRQIEICNACRYCEGFCAVFPAMTREKAFADGDLTHLANLCHNCRGCYYSCQYTEPHEFALNIPAALAEVRQESWERLVGPAAFSRAFHENGVAMAGAMVLGIAALFGLIATLPEGEGAGFYAFMSHNAMVALFLPAFLLPLAAVGVGVGRYWREVGAGRATLGDLTAALLAAGRMKNLSGGQGQGCNFEREDRYSDARRHCHQAVMWGFLLCFAATSTATLMHYLLAWPAPYPPLSPPKLLGVPGGVLMVAGALGLVWLKTRADRALGAARVWGGEMAFILLLAFVAASGLALYAVSGTAAVPVLLALHLGSVLTLFLLLPYTKMVHGFFRLAALVAEEAMKRRTPVSSGGE
- a CDS encoding tripartite tricarboxylate transporter permease, whose amino-acid sequence is METVDFLASGIATAFTGWNFAYVVIGAFVGTWIGMLPGLGPSTGIALLLPLTYGLDPTGGMIMLCGIYFGSMYGGSISSILLNTPGDVSSVITMLDGNPMARRGRGGAALFCSAVASFIGGTVGLIGLTFLAEPIARFALRFGPAEYFALMTFALIATATLLQGAVVKGLIATVIGLMVATVGIDLQSGSPRFTMGSPDLFDGISLIAVIIGLFGISEVFSNIQEIMARRWGKVQTTGRLWMDATEWWRCRFAFFRGSVIGFIVGVVPGAGGAVATLLSYAAEKRSSRHPEEFGKGAIEGVAGPEAANNASVGGALIPLFTLGLPGSSATAILLGALMIFGIQPGPRLFVENPGLVWGIIGSLYVANVVLVILNIPFIGIFVRMLMVPGAPLNAIILLLAMTGAYSLNNNLFDVQVALIFGGIGFLLRKAHVPLAPLVLAVALGGNLEQSLRQALSLSDGSPLGLLPSAIAGVFLGLSAILVLMATLLPALRSMRQRSAPALERGRANNL
- a CDS encoding L-aspartate oxidase, which gives rise to MEISKAARKRADVVVVGSGLAGLVAALTASDEGASVTLVAQGEIGKASNSWLASGGLAAVTGVDPHDSPEIHLQDIRRQARGLMLDDIGRTFVAEAGPSIRRLEEFGVRFHKRDGQLALFPAPGHARARSVRCEGGGAVAMMTTLIDRVAERGVEMIGGATAIEVLKDASGAACGLLCRKDNGWLVVEAKVIVLACGGMGQLFPVTSNHALAEGSGYYLALKAGATLTDLEFVQFTPTSLAWPPEVRGTSTGGGLMAQPGVKLLNANGERFMYRYDAERMEAATRDVLARAIFREVSEGRGTEHNAVYVDISETDRAAVAQVSGRFLRAIAAVGIDPYKDRVEVAPDVHFAMGGVAVDVNGRTGVPNLFAAGEITAGLHGATRLNSNGLTEAAVFGIRAGRAAATEAAAAVPRRGENRVPERMIRSLIAADPRRLNGQPRTDVLRTQAPAPDGRGGADVAALKNEIRAILVDGAGIERSGENTARALARHESLSPQILTAVAGGGPEEAFTLEAMYVLSRLILQASGARRESRGAHFRTDSPAQDAGWEHHIAFVSEPISQTIQD